The Candidatus Koribacter versatilis Ellin345 genome has a segment encoding these proteins:
- a CDS encoding ABC transporter permease — MRGFAQDLRYSFRQLKKSPVFAITAVLTLALGIGANVAVFSVMNATLLNPSGVPHADGVVALRAGYNQGDLGNINLSPPDFEDASEGKEVFTSAAVMNGMDYNYSPDGGGTPELLRGAKVTWQWFDVFWAQPMMGRVFRPEEDQPGAEHEVVLAYSAWQKRFGGDPHILGRKLQLNQESYEVVGVMGPEFAWPNRAEMWTPLALTPSRYTDPNYRFNEYLFGVARLRQGKTLADANTYLTHRTQQVYQTGGRLSDYAKSAQWHQFAMPLIEFVSGKMQKPLAFLLGAVALVLLIACANIAGLQLARASGRQREVSIQIALGGSRGRLIRQALSESVLLALSGALLGVVVAKLSIPLLLALAPPSIGRTVSAPMDARMLLFVAGIGVLCALLCGTAPSWHMTHIRWFQALQEGGRSDSASPARQRTRSALVVVEIAIAMLLLFGAGLLVRSMNTIQQVETGMQPHGVMTAALTLPKATYKTDEQQANFYNSLEEQLKQIPGVQHAAIVDSIPFSNGGGSASFFIEGKPVANGALGPHANIRSVSPEYFETLGIPLMRGRFFTSADRAKTQLVVIIDDVLARQYFGDSDPIGQHINFGDPPDKDPWREIVGIVHHARATSLENDTNEGFYYFPMAQAPNDSSFIAVKTNGAAAGLVGPIRNAVRNVDPSQALYDVKAMDERVDDSLIGRRFLVVLLSVFAGLALLLSAVGLYGVIAYSVRLRTRELGVRMALGAQRSDVLKLVLGHGMQLAVAGLVIGLGTGLALSKVFESLLFKVSVFNPVALLSTCALLMGTVLFASYLPARRAAKLDPIRTLRDE; from the coding sequence ATGCGGGGATTCGCACAGGACCTGAGGTATTCGTTTCGCCAATTGAAGAAAAGTCCGGTGTTCGCGATCACCGCAGTGCTCACACTGGCGCTCGGAATCGGAGCCAACGTCGCCGTATTCTCGGTGATGAATGCGACCCTCTTGAATCCCAGCGGCGTGCCACACGCTGACGGCGTGGTCGCACTGCGCGCGGGCTATAACCAGGGCGACCTCGGCAACATTAATCTCTCGCCGCCGGACTTCGAAGACGCTTCCGAAGGTAAGGAAGTCTTTACCTCCGCGGCCGTGATGAACGGCATGGACTACAACTACAGTCCGGATGGCGGCGGCACGCCCGAACTGTTGCGTGGCGCGAAGGTCACCTGGCAGTGGTTCGACGTCTTCTGGGCGCAGCCGATGATGGGACGTGTCTTCCGTCCGGAAGAAGACCAGCCCGGTGCGGAACACGAGGTTGTCCTCGCTTACAGCGCGTGGCAAAAGCGTTTTGGTGGTGACCCGCACATTCTTGGCCGAAAGCTCCAGCTCAACCAGGAATCGTATGAAGTTGTCGGCGTGATGGGCCCGGAATTCGCGTGGCCGAACCGCGCCGAAATGTGGACACCGCTGGCGCTCACTCCGAGCCGCTATACCGATCCCAACTACCGCTTCAACGAATATCTGTTTGGCGTGGCGCGCTTACGGCAGGGCAAAACTCTCGCTGATGCCAACACGTACCTCACGCATCGCACGCAGCAGGTTTACCAAACCGGCGGTCGTCTTTCTGACTATGCGAAGTCTGCGCAGTGGCACCAGTTCGCAATGCCGCTGATCGAATTCGTATCCGGCAAAATGCAGAAGCCCCTGGCGTTCCTGCTCGGCGCCGTCGCGCTGGTGCTTTTGATTGCCTGCGCCAACATCGCTGGTCTGCAGTTGGCCCGCGCTTCGGGACGTCAACGTGAAGTCTCGATCCAGATCGCACTCGGCGGCTCACGCGGACGACTGATCCGCCAAGCCTTATCGGAGAGCGTGCTGCTGGCATTGTCAGGCGCGCTTCTCGGCGTGGTCGTCGCGAAGCTTTCGATCCCCTTGTTGCTCGCGCTTGCGCCGCCCAGCATTGGTCGCACTGTCAGCGCTCCCATGGACGCCCGCATGCTCCTCTTCGTTGCCGGCATCGGCGTGCTCTGCGCACTGCTTTGCGGAACTGCGCCCTCGTGGCACATGACGCACATTCGCTGGTTCCAGGCATTGCAGGAAGGTGGCCGCTCTGATTCCGCCAGCCCCGCGCGCCAGCGCACACGCTCTGCACTGGTCGTTGTCGAAATCGCCATCGCGATGTTGCTTTTGTTCGGCGCGGGATTGTTGGTACGCAGCATGAACACGATCCAGCAAGTTGAGACCGGCATGCAGCCACACGGTGTAATGACCGCTGCTTTGACGTTGCCCAAAGCCACGTACAAGACCGACGAACAGCAGGCCAACTTCTACAACTCGCTTGAAGAGCAGTTGAAGCAGATCCCCGGCGTGCAGCACGCCGCGATTGTGGACTCGATCCCGTTCAGCAACGGGGGTGGTTCCGCTTCGTTCTTCATCGAAGGCAAGCCGGTAGCGAACGGCGCGCTCGGGCCACACGCAAACATTCGTTCGGTATCGCCCGAATATTTCGAGACTCTCGGTATTCCGCTAATGCGTGGCCGCTTCTTCACTTCCGCCGATCGCGCGAAAACACAGCTTGTCGTGATCATTGATGACGTTCTCGCGCGCCAGTACTTCGGCGATAGCGACCCGATCGGTCAGCACATCAACTTCGGCGATCCGCCGGACAAAGATCCCTGGCGCGAGATCGTGGGCATCGTGCATCACGCACGCGCCACGTCGCTGGAGAACGACACCAACGAAGGCTTCTACTACTTCCCAATGGCGCAAGCGCCGAACGACTCAAGCTTTATCGCCGTGAAAACGAACGGCGCGGCCGCGGGTCTCGTTGGGCCGATTCGCAATGCTGTGCGCAACGTCGATCCGAGCCAAGCCCTATATGACGTGAAGGCGATGGACGAGCGCGTCGATGACTCACTCATTGGCCGCCGTTTCCTCGTTGTCCTGCTCTCGGTATTCGCGGGCCTCGCGCTGCTACTCTCCGCCGTCGGATTGTATGGCGTAATTGCATACTCCGTCCGTCTGCGTACCCGCGAACTCGGTGTGCGCATGGCCCTCGGCGCGCAACGCAGCGATGTCCTGAAACTCGTGCTCGGTCACGGCATGCAGCTGGCAGTCGCCGGCCTCGTCATCGGGTTAGGGACGGGACTTGCGCTCAGCAAAGTGTTCGAGAGTCTCTTATTCAAAGTTTCCGTCTTCAACCCCGTGGCGCTGCTTTCCACCTGCGCCCTGCTGATGGGAACCGTGTTGTTTGCAAGCTATCTACCGGCGCGCCGCGCGGCCAAGCTTGATCCCATCCGTACGTTGCGCGACGAGTAG